From the genome of Phytohabitans rumicis, one region includes:
- a CDS encoding helix-turn-helix domain-containing protein has translation MSERSSWTDVRDRRMAEPGAVAEYEAARLAFELGRAVRELREQRGWSQSRLAQGAGMTQSAVARFEAGGTVPTLHVLERLARALDVELAVGFTPKTPAA, from the coding sequence ATGAGCGAGCGCAGCAGTTGGACCGATGTCCGGGACCGCCGGATGGCCGAGCCCGGCGCCGTCGCGGAGTACGAGGCCGCCCGGCTCGCCTTCGAGCTCGGTCGTGCCGTGCGCGAGTTGCGTGAGCAGCGGGGTTGGAGCCAGAGCCGGCTCGCGCAAGGGGCCGGGATGACGCAGTCGGCAGTCGCGCGCTTCGAGGCTGGCGGGACGGTCCCGACGCTTCACGTTCTGGAGCGTCTCGCCCGCGCTCTCGACGTTGAACTGGCGGTCGGGTTCACCCCCAAGACCCCTGCGGCATGA
- a CDS encoding type II toxin-antitoxin system RelE/ParE family toxin, producing MTWGTVELEPEIREWLESLPTAHFARAAFYIDLLAAEGPLLGKPYTPLRKTRVEG from the coding sequence ATGACCTGGGGTACGGTGGAGCTGGAACCGGAGATCAGGGAGTGGTTGGAGAGCTTACCTACCGCGCACTTCGCGCGGGCGGCGTTCTACATCGATCTGTTGGCCGCGGAAGGGCCGCTGCTGGGCAAGCCCTACACACCGTTGAGGAAGACGAGGGTTGAGGGATGA
- a CDS encoding GNAT family N-acetyltransferase translates to MSSPAADDDLFVTEVVDLVNRVYAEAEKGLWLDGADRTNAPEVVAIVRTGQLAVARLDGELAGAVRVQRLDGGIGEFGMLVASPELRGVGVGRALVDFAERWAREQGLARMQLELLVPQTWTHPVKEFLHGWYTRIGYQPVRTGRLDEAYPALQPQLATPCDFVIYHKDL, encoded by the coding sequence GTGTCCTCGCCCGCGGCCGACGATGACCTGTTCGTGACGGAGGTCGTGGACCTGGTCAACCGGGTGTACGCCGAGGCCGAGAAGGGGCTGTGGCTGGACGGCGCCGACCGGACCAACGCACCCGAGGTAGTGGCGATCGTCCGTACCGGGCAGCTCGCCGTGGCCCGGCTGGACGGTGAGCTCGCCGGCGCCGTACGCGTCCAGCGGCTCGACGGCGGGATCGGCGAGTTCGGGATGCTGGTCGCCAGCCCGGAGCTGCGTGGCGTGGGCGTCGGCCGGGCGCTGGTCGACTTCGCCGAGCGGTGGGCACGGGAGCAGGGGCTCGCCCGGATGCAGCTCGAACTGCTCGTACCGCAGACGTGGACGCATCCGGTCAAGGAGTTCCTCCACGGCTGGTACACCCGCATCGGCTATCAACCCGTGCGTACCGGGCGGCTGGACGAGGCGTACCCGGCGCTGCAACCCCAACTCGCGACCCCGTGCGACTTCGTGATCTACCACAAGGACCTGTAG